One window from the genome of Dyadobacter sp. CECT 9275 encodes:
- a CDS encoding FAD-dependent oxidoreductase → MLLQNKKIAIVGGGPGGLTLARLLQQKGADVKVYERDESQEVRAQGATLDLHFESGLRALEEAGLIDAFKANYRPDADRLRVVDENAKIFLDEHHEDSTSSFGDEWFRPEIDRGPLRNILLDSLLPGTVVWDSHIVAIEQRSAEEAEHSWEIIFQNGNTAAADILIGADGAKSKIRPFVTPIKPFYSGVTVLEGNIPDAEKNAPKIYGLLKGGKIMALGDSKTISVSAKGDGSMDFYTGWNVDANWVTGSGIDFKNGKQVLEWFKKEYASWDDIWLELFEVEGTVFTPRPQYCMPLDQQWEAKPDITLIGDAAHWMPPYAGEGVNMAMLDAVELSESLTSGKFTDVQSAIAHYEKQMFARFAEIGRDTLNNTEFMHSPEGLQKLLAMFNGQPNERPVPG, encoded by the coding sequence ATGTTACTACAAAATAAAAAAATAGCCATTGTGGGCGGAGGTCCCGGCGGATTAACCCTGGCGCGCTTGCTTCAGCAAAAAGGAGCCGATGTGAAAGTATACGAAAGAGATGAAAGCCAGGAGGTGAGGGCGCAGGGCGCTACCCTGGACCTGCATTTCGAATCGGGTTTAAGAGCACTGGAAGAAGCTGGTTTGATAGATGCCTTTAAAGCCAATTACAGGCCCGATGCAGACAGGCTTCGCGTGGTGGACGAAAACGCAAAAATTTTCCTGGATGAACATCACGAAGATTCTACGAGCAGTTTCGGAGATGAATGGTTCCGGCCTGAAATAGACCGCGGTCCGTTGCGGAATATTTTACTGGACTCCCTGCTGCCGGGTACAGTTGTGTGGGACAGCCATATTGTGGCCATTGAGCAGCGTTCCGCAGAAGAAGCCGAACATTCGTGGGAAATTATTTTTCAAAATGGCAACACCGCAGCGGCCGACATCCTGATCGGGGCCGACGGGGCGAAGTCAAAAATCCGTCCGTTTGTCACACCCATTAAACCCTTTTATTCGGGAGTAACAGTACTGGAAGGCAATATCCCGGACGCCGAAAAGAACGCACCAAAAATCTACGGCTTGCTGAAAGGTGGAAAAATAATGGCTCTGGGCGATTCAAAAACCATATCTGTGAGTGCCAAGGGGGACGGCAGTATGGATTTTTACACGGGCTGGAACGTGGATGCAAACTGGGTTACCGGGAGCGGCATAGACTTTAAAAACGGTAAACAGGTCCTGGAATGGTTTAAAAAGGAGTATGCCAGCTGGGATGACATCTGGCTGGAATTATTCGAGGTTGAAGGCACCGTCTTCACGCCCAGACCGCAATACTGTATGCCTTTGGATCAGCAATGGGAGGCCAAGCCCGACATCACCCTCATCGGAGACGCCGCGCACTGGATGCCGCCATATGCAGGCGAGGGCGTGAACATGGCGATGCTGGACGCCGTAGAATTAAGCGAGAGCTTAACCAGCGGAAAATTTACAGATGTACAATCGGCGATTGCCCATTACGAAAAACAAATGTTTGCCAGATTTGCCGAAATCGGTCGGGACACATTGAACAACACCGAATTCATGCATTCACCCGAGGGGTTACAAAAACTGCTGGCAATGTTCAACGGGCAGCCAAATGAAAGGCCGGTCCCTGGTTGA